A single Ferrimicrobium sp. DNA region contains:
- a CDS encoding type II toxin-antitoxin system death-on-curing family toxin → MIKYLGLGDYLTIAELILGIDGELLAKGVGIGLADSALAAPQASFDGIEFYPELERKAAVLLEHLVKNHPLPDGNKRTAYATMWMFITINGLTWTLEDPDEIVPMIIRVASGDISTEELTEWISSNIKQ, encoded by the coding sequence TTGATCAAATACTTGGGCCTGGGCGACTACCTAACGATCGCCGAGTTGATCCTCGGCATCGACGGCGAGTTGTTGGCTAAGGGCGTTGGGATCGGCCTGGCCGACTCAGCCCTTGCTGCACCTCAGGCATCGTTCGATGGTATCGAGTTCTATCCGGAACTTGAGCGGAAGGCAGCTGTGCTGCTCGAGCACTTAGTTAAGAACCATCCGTTGCCCGACGGCAACAAGCGCACGGCCTACGCCACGATGTGGATGTTCATCACGATCAATGGCCTTACGTGGACCTTGGAGGACCCAGATGAGATCGTACCGATGATCATTCGTGTTGCGTCTGGCGACATCAGCACTGAGGAGCTCACTGAGTGGATCTCCTCAAACATCAAGCAATGA